The Urbifossiella limnaea nucleotide sequence GTGCCCCGTTAGTATGACGCCCGGCCGCCGCCGGGAACAGGGCGCGCGCCGGTCACGTGGCCATGATGACGGTCTTCACCTCGGTGTACAGCTGCAGCGCGTACGCCCCCAGCTCGCGGCCGATGCCGCTCATCTTGAACCCGCCGAACGGCGCCGCGGCGTCGAACACGTCGTAGCAGTTCACCCACACCGTGCCGGCCTTCAGCGCGTTCGACAGGCGGATCGCCTTCTTCACGTCCTTCGTCCACACGGCCGCGGCCAGGCCGTAAAAGCTCTTGTTGCCGCGGGCGATCACCTCGTCGGCGTCCTTGAACCGCAGGATGCTCATCACCGGCCCGAAAATCTCCTCCCGCGCGATCTTCATGTCGTCGTTCACGTCGGCGAACACCGTCGGCTCCACGAAGTAGCCGCGGTCGCCGACGCGGCCGCCGCCGGAGAGGCGCCGCGCGCCCTCGGCGTTACCGGCGTCGATGTAGCCGAGGATGCGCTCCATCTGCTCCTGGCTCACTTGCGGCCCCTGCTCCGTCGTCGGGTCGAACGGGTCGCCGACGCGCCGGGCCTTCGCCTTCGCCGTCATCTTGTGGACGAACTCGTCGTACACGCGGTCCTCGACGTACAGCCGGCTGCCGGCCACGCAGCACTGCCCCTGGTTGAAGAACAGCCCGAAGTACGCGCCTTCCACGGCAGCGTCCAGGTCGGCGTCGGCGAACACGACGTTCGGCGACTTGCCGCCGAGTTCGAGGCTGACGCGCTTCAGGTTGCTGTCCGCGGCCGCCTTCATGACGATCTTGCCGGTCGTCGTCTCGCCGGTGAAGGCGATCTTGTCCACGTCCGGGTGGCCGGACAGCGCCGCGCCGGCAGTCGGGCCGAAGCCGGGCACCACGTTGATGACGCCGTCGGGGAAGCCGACCTCCTGCGCCAGTTTGGCGATCCGCAGCGCGGTGAGCGGCGTCTGCTCGGCGGGCTTGAGGACGAGGGCGTTGCCGCACGCCAGCGCCGGCCCCCACTTCCACGCCTGCATCAGCAGCGGGAAGTTCCACGGGATGATCTGCCCCACGACGCCGACCGGCTCGTGGCGGGTGTAGCAGAAGTAGTTGCCGTCGACGGGGATGGTGAGGCCGTGGTTCTTGTCGGCCCAGCCGGCGTAGTAGCGGTAGCACTGCAAGGTCAGCGGCAGGTCGGCGGCCAGCGAGTCGGCGATCGGCTTGCCGTTGTCCAGCGTCTCGAGCGCGGCCAGTTCGTCGAGGTTCGCCTCAACGGCGTCGGCGAGCTTGTTGAGGAGCCGGCCGCGGCCGCTGGCGTTCATGCGACCCCACGGGCCGTCCATCGCGGCTCGGGCGGCCTTCACGGCGCGGTCGATGTCCTCCTTGTCGCCCTCCGCGACGCGGCAGATCACGTCGCCGGTGGCGGGGTTCACCGTCTCGAACGTCTTGCCGGACGCGGCCGGCAGCCACCTGCCGCCGACGAACAGCTGCTGGTC carries:
- a CDS encoding aldehyde dehydrogenase family protein — translated: MAAATARMPKPAPPKVSDQQLFVGGRWLPAASGKTFETVNPATGDVICRVAEGDKEDIDRAVKAARAAMDGPWGRMNASGRGRLLNKLADAVEANLDELAALETLDNGKPIADSLAADLPLTLQCYRYYAGWADKNHGLTIPVDGNYFCYTRHEPVGVVGQIIPWNFPLLMQAWKWGPALACGNALVLKPAEQTPLTALRIAKLAQEVGFPDGVINVVPGFGPTAGAALSGHPDVDKIAFTGETTTGKIVMKAAADSNLKRVSLELGGKSPNVVFADADLDAAVEGAYFGLFFNQGQCCVAGSRLYVEDRVYDEFVHKMTAKAKARRVGDPFDPTTEQGPQVSQEQMERILGYIDAGNAEGARRLSGGGRVGDRGYFVEPTVFADVNDDMKIAREEIFGPVMSILRFKDADEVIARGNKSFYGLAAAVWTKDVKKAIRLSNALKAGTVWVNCYDVFDAAAPFGGFKMSGIGRELGAYALQLYTEVKTVIMAT